In Cucurbita pepo subsp. pepo cultivar mu-cu-16 chromosome LG10, ASM280686v2, whole genome shotgun sequence, the DNA window CGACGTTTTAGCATTCCCGTGTAGTTTCATGTGGAATTTGGCAAGAAATTCAACTAATTTCATGGCTTCTTTTACTCTCGTTGTACCGTTCGACAGGATGGATGAAGCTAGGCAACCACTATCAAGGAAATTACCCATCTCTTCGAGCAGGATAAATCCGTACAGATTAATCATCTTGCTTCGTCTTGTTATTCTCGGCCTGTTTTTCCAGTACAGAATTCTTCATCCAGTTAAAGATGCCTATGGCCTGTGGTTAACTTCGGTAATATGTGAAATATGGTTCGCCGTTTCGTGGATTCTGGATCAGTTCCCAAAATGGTGTCCAATAGTACGGGAAACTTATCTCGATAGGCTGTCACTGAGGTGATGATTAAAAACGTTTATTTGGTAGTTTGGAGATTTCTCCGTGTACTTTCGGAAGCTTGGCCTGATTATTCGGTTTTCACATTTTCAGGTATGAGAAAGAAGGGAAGCCTTCTGAATTAGCCAGTGTGGACGTATTTGTTAGTACTGTCGATCCAACGAAAGAACCTCCATTGATCACGGCAAATACAGTACTTTCCATCCTTGCAGTCGACTACCCAGTCGATAAAGTTGCATGCTATGTCTCGGATGATGGTGCAGCCATGTTAACATTCGAAGCACTCTCGGAGACATCTGAATTTGCAAGGAAATGGGTCCCTTTCTGTAAGAAATTCAATATCGAGCCCCGTGCCCCCGAGTTTTATTTCTCTCAGAAGATCGATTATTTGAAGAACAAGGTCCACCCAGCATTTGTCAGGGAAAGGCGAGCGATGAAGGTTTGTTACAATCGtagttttttcctttcaatttgTGCAAATTATATAACCTCATTTAGAACGGTGGTTGAAGTTAGGATGCTGATAACAGcataagcccaccgctagcagatattgtcctctttgagcttttataacgcgtctgctagggaggcccgaaagggaaagcccaaaaaggacaatatcttgcTAGtggcggtggacttggacggttacaataTCCTTCTGGTTTGCTGTAACAATGTTACTGACTGTCTGTTCATTCACTTTGCTTTCAACAGAGAGAGTACGAAGAGTTTAAGGTTAGGATAAATGCTTTGGTCTCCATGTCTCAAAAGGTTCCCGAGGATGGCTGGACAATGCAAGACGGTACTCCATGGCCTGGGAACAATGTTCGAGACCACCCCGGCATGATTCAGGTAATATATCTTCGAAATCTGtcaatattttgttaataagAACGGCTTGCTGTTTTGAAGCTCTAAAACCTACAAATGAATGAGGTATTGTTAGTACAAGCTAAAGATACTTTGCATTTGTGCCTTCACAGGTTTTCCTTGGCCAGAACGGAGTATGCGACATTGAAGGAAACGAGCTGCCACGTTTGGTTTATGTATCTCGTGAAAAGCGGCCAGGGTTCGAACATCACAAAAAGGCCGGTGCCATGAATTCACTGGTACGTATTAAGCTAAAATCTTCTTCCCCTGAATCTTTAAACGACCATCACTCAGCTACTGCCATTTGATCACGATTACGCTACCCGTAAACCTTActcttctttccattttctgcTTCGTAGATTCGGGTCTCAGCTGTTCTGTCAAACGCTCCCTATCTTCTTAATGTTGACTGTGATCACTACATTAACAATAGCAAGGCACTTAGAGAAGCTATGTGTTTCATGATGGATCCGACATCCGGGAAGAAAGTTTGTTATGTGCAGTTTCCTCAAAGATTCGATGGGATCGATCGACACGATAGATATTCAAACCGGAACGTTGTATTCTTTGATGTACGTATATGATTCATTGGTTGGATAGTGTTCTTTAAATTTGTCTACCATCGCCTAGTTGAAAGACTAATGTAAACTTTTTAATACAGATTAACATGAAAGGATTAGACGGAATACAAGGACCGATATACGTCGGTACGGGATGTGTTTTCCGGAGGGTTGCCCTCTACGGATTTGACGCTCCTTCCGAGAAAAAACCGCCAAGCAAAACATGCAACTGTTTGCCAAAATGGTGCTGTCTATGTTGTGGGTCTAGAAGGAACAAGAAAGGAAAGGctaagaaagagaaaaagaagaagacgaagcaCAGAGAAGCATCAAAGCAGATCCATGCTCTCGAGAATATCGAGGAGGGAATCGAAGGTAACGAATCGACTTTGAAAGAtgctgttttctttttgtataatAGATATTTAACACGACTCGCCATATGTTTTTTCCGCAGAACTAAGCGTAGAGAAACTGAGCGTGTCTGAAATAAAACTGGCGAAGAAATATGGGCAATCTCCAGTGTTCGTCGCCTCGACCCTGTTGGAAAATGGAGGCGTTCCTCATGATGTGAGTGCTGCATCTCTTCTAAGAGAAGCCATTCAAGTCATCAGTTGTGGTTATGAAGATAAAACAGAATGGGGGAAAGAGGTTAGTAATAAACGAAAATCGTGACGTTTTTCGCGTTCTATGAGATTTAGTCTCTGAAACCTTTCAACACGATTTCAGGTTGGCTGGATTTATGGTTCTGTGACTGAAGATATCTTAACTGGATTCAAAATGCACTGTCATGGCTGGCGGTCAGTGTATTGTATTCCGAAGAGACCCGCGTTTAAGGGGTCAGCTCCGATCAATCTCTCGGATCGTCTACACCAAGTTCTTCGGTGGGCTTTAGGATCCGTCGAGATATTCTTGAGCAGACACTGTCCTATCTGGTATGGTTATGGAGGCGGGTTGAAATGGTTGGAACGATTTTCGTACATAAACTCGGTGGTCTATCCGTGGACCTCGATTCCGTTGCTCGTTTACTGTAGTCTTCCAGCTATCTGTCTTCTCACTGGAAAATTTATTGTTCCTGAGGTAATCTCTCTCACATTTACAAGAATTTTTCTTCACTTGAAGGTCTCTTTGATTTGTATTTGAGTAGAAAATTATTCCATTTTGTGTTAACTTGGCTTGGTTAATCCACCATTTGCAGATTAGCAACTATGCTAGTCTTATTTTCATGGCACTCTTCATTTCAATTGCTGCGACCGGTATCCTCGAGATGCAGTGGGGCGGTGTCGGGATCGACGACTGGTGGAGGAACGAGCAGTTCTGGGTTATCGGAGGCGTTTCGTCGCATCTTTTTGCTCTCTTCCAAGGTCTACTCAAGGTTTTAGCTGGTGTGAGTACCAACTTCACAGTTACATCCAAAGCAGCCGATGATGGTGAATTTTCAGAGCTCTATATTTTCAAGTGGACATCATTGTTAATACCTCCCACGACCTTGTTGATCATAAACATCGTCGGTGTGATCGTCGGGATCTCAGATGCCATCAATAATGGATACGATTCCTGGGGTCCTCTTTTCGGGAGGCTATTTTTCGCTCTTTGGGTGATTATCCACCTCTACCCGTTCCTGAAGGGATTGTTAGGGAAACAGGATCGGATACCGACGATCATCGTTGTTTGGTCCATTCTTTTAGCCTCAATCTTAACATTACTTTGGGTAAGGATCAACCCATTTGTATCCAGAGATGGTCCTGTTTTAGAAGTTTGCGGGTTGAACTGTGATTAGGGAACAGGTTGGTCGGTGGGTCGGGACGGGAGAAGACGAGAAGATTATGGTTTTTGCAGGAGATTTGACTAATTTTTGTGGGAAGAAAGTTAATGAAGCAGTATGATGTAGATAGAGGTGGGGAATTGTTACTTGTTCTATAGATTTCTTcgattcttttattaaaattactcTGTTCTCTGGGTGCTTACTAAATTGTTCGTTCCTTGTTCATGTCCCCTGCATAATCTCAACTCAAATACTATAATTTATTCCCTTTTCAAACTCTTCAGGGATATCATCTCTGTTCATCATTCTTCATCTCTTCCTCTATTCAATATTCTTCACtttccatttcaatttcaactttcaatCTCATTGTTCTTCGCCTCAAATTAATGGGTTCATGCCTAACATGCCTAAAGTGGTGAACCAGATATCGTACGTGTATACTTGATCATAGTTCTCTTGTGGTGACCATAGATACGGTTGGAGAATTAGATAAAGCGATGAATCACAGTGCTCTTGTATAACAGGATAGTGATTGTGTGATGTTTGTTCTAGTCTAGTGAACAAGTTAGTCGTGAGAAGTTTGGACTCGTGGACAATGTTGGTGTATACTTGAGCGTCGGGTCACGTTTGAGAAAATTGTTTTGGAATTGTTTTGGAAAACATGAGCGAGGAAATATGTCaattggaaagaaaacaatgttataaatagtaaaggtctatctaagatgaaaaTATGTAAAAGGGATTTAGAATGGATATGTGGTCatggacaagcatgatcggAACATTCGATATGAGGCCATAGACAACcagccttggacaagcatgactgtgacacCAAGCAACTATGAAACACGTCatggacaagcatgatcggAACATCCAATATGAGGCCATAGACAACCAGTCTTGAAcaagcatgactgtgacacCAAACAACTATGAAGAATTGTAAAGAACGAGATATGACATCAGCTgaacatttctttttgttgtatCCGAGTTCGTATCGTCCCATATGAATTATGAAACTTATGTTTCTTTTGTCATAGGTTTTAAACAGAATTAAGCATTAAGCATACTAATCAagttaagaaattgaaattgaatagtAATTTCCATTAGaggaatatttaaattaaaaaaaaaaacaaaataataatcataataaagTAACCATTTTGCCTCCAAAGTAATTAGTCTTCCACACGCTTAATTATTATGTAGTAAGGCCCAAACCATAAATAGGTCAAAGGGTAAAGGTCAAAGGTCAAAGTCAAAagtcattatttttttattcttccaAATTAACCCTTATTAGGGAAAACATCATATTTACGAGTTTGACAATTTCCACTGACCTTCCTCCAATCAATCACAACCGTTCAAATTTAAACCCTGTTCATCCGACGGCGTACACTGGAATGTCAGAGGTCAAGAAAGTCAATAATATAGTAAGAATCGAACGGTTTGGAGAACTCCATAAATTCGTTGTTTATAATAGAACCGGATGTAGCAGATCAGCCCGGACAACTTTATATAAgcagaaaaaagagaaaatattataatttccattttccaccaacgtttctctctcctctgtttgttgtttctctctcttcaaaaaAAGTCTGCAACTTCAAAAAAACGAGATCTTTCGCAAAACCCATAAAAACCCATAAGAAATTACTTACgctaaattaaaaagagaGGAACTTGATCACTCCacttcattctctctcttgtttctctctctaaagcTGAGTTTTTTTTCCATGGGAGAAGACTCGTCGGAGGAGGTACTGGTTGCGGCGCAGCTGTTGATGCAGCTGAGCATCGAGGATGAGGACGACGACGAAAACTGTAGTAGCAATGTCGTTGTGGCGGCggagaacaagaagaacaagaagctgAAAAAGGGACACGGCGGCGACCGCGGTGGCGgtggggaggaggaggaggttgATCAGAAGAGATACCAAATTGAGACGTCAAATTGGTTGAAAATCGAAGAGATTTTCGGgaaagatgatgaagaagaagatttggaTTCCATTTTTCGGCCTAAGAAGAGACGATTTCGATCCCTCCAAAGCATATATATCAACACCAAACCCATCGGTAATGGTAGATTCCCGGCAAGGGGATCGTCAGAACTTGAACACGGCTAACACTCGAGTAGAAAAAAGTTATTAGATTCATTCCCGGTTTCGAGTAGATTATTAGATTTAATCGTTTGACTCTTGAAATCACACGTAGTTGTAGTTGAAACAACTCGTTATTGAAGAGCAAATGATATTGTAAAGTTCGAACACATCATTGTAGAGCAAATGATATTGTAAAGTTCGAACACATAATCTCCTCATTTAATATcactaataaaaaaagaaaaaaaaaattaagtcaGATAAGTTAGAACAAACTATACTGCAATAGAGTTCAATTACGGTGATCAAAACATAGTTTAGTAGATGATATATCAATTAGATAGTTCTtactttatatataaaaatgctCTTAATAGGCTAAATACAAATTTAGggtatatttaaaaataaatttatttatttaaaaattaaatgatatgtttctaaacatttttaaagcaatgtttttttttttttaaatgacatttttaatgacatttttaatgagaacttattttttaagaaaatgacacTTTTAATGAGAATAATTCAGTGTAATTGTTTGACTttcgttgttttgttttagtaagataaaagttaaaagtccAATGATTAAAATAAGGATATTGTATATGCATGTGTTTCGTGAACAAATTTACTGTTCAAAGTATaggatttaaaaatttaaatgcacCTAGTAGACTTAGagaaacaataattttcaCATTCTTCACATGTTTGTTGGATAACACGTGAACCCGTTATTTCAAAGTCAACATAGTTCAATGAACAAGGCACCATTTACCATTCTAACTATGAATAGATAAATGGGTGGACTAATTCATAGAAATGCAGCTATTCCAttaaatttggttgaaaaagGGTATGAAAGAATGTACGGCTGCTTCTACACTACCGCCTATTGAATAGAGTAAAAATTTGGGTCTGAAGTTAATTAGGAGCTACCAAAATCTTCCTATGTCAAAACGCTAAGGAAACTAAAACTCCTACCCCCATGGCACCGATGTTACCAACCACATTCATCAACAATTTGCCTCTCAAGCAGCTGCTGCTTGAACTGGACCATCTGATCGATAAAAACCACCACGGCCACGAGCCCGCCCCCTGCCCCGACCACGCCCTGCAAAACctttacataacatatagtCAACCGAATGTGCTCGGGTTCGAAACAATGGTATGGCATACTAGAGTTTACATACTTTTATAACCAAAAGAAGAAGGCTAACCAAGAGGATACTCACCAGGTACTGGTGGTGCCATAGGATCACCATAATCAAAATATCCACCTGATTGGTAACCATAACCGCGTCCTCTTCCACGAAATGCACGACCTCGTCCACGTCCACGACCTCTACTTCCAAAGCCTTGCCCTCCATCCCAACCATCGCCCTGATACTCAGATGGACCATTGTAGTTCCCTACATGAGATCGACATTCAAATTAAGATCATGAAAAGATGGACCGTTGTAGTTCCCTACACGAGATCGACATTCAAATTAAGATCATGAAAAGATGAACCTCTCATGATCCTTGTTTAAGAGAATAATTTTACCTCTACCTCTGCCTCTTCCTCTACCACGTCCTCTGCCTCTACCTCTAGGCGATCCCTCTAAATCAAAGTAAATTGGTGCAAATTAATTAACATCAGTTCATTACTACGAgtaaatgaattgaaatgtAAAATCCATTTTGTATTATTCACCTCCGTCATCTTCTAATTCATTCCATGGTTTCACCTGGTCAACGGGAAGAGGTGATTGGTACCTAAATAGAagtaaaacaaatgaaaatggagGTCAAGAAGCAGATCCACTTAAATATTGAAGAACATGGAGCTTTAATACAGAATCTTAACAAATTAGGCAAACCACATGACAAATATTTACCCTGTGGAGGAAGCATCTAGCTCGTTCTTGGACAAGATAATTGATACCATCGAGACATGCCTTGTAGTCTCGAGACTGCAAAGTGTAGAGAAAAATGAGGTATCAGAACAAGTGTGTTACAAAGCTAAAAGTGTTAAATTTTCAGAAGCATACGGAAGAAGGCCTTCTTCGAGTGGCTCCCACATGTCAGTTATATCAGTAGATCCAATTGCGGTGCTCTGATGGAGACAAGCAATCCTTCTCTGaataagaaggaaaaggtAGATAATATAGAGGGTATCGCAAGAACACCAAAAGAACAAGCATGGTGAAGAGAATAACCATACCTTAATTAGTTCAGCTATCATAACAGTCTTATTGATAGCTCTGCCCATTCCCTTGACAACAATCTCGTTTGACTCTTTATCCTGTGAAAGAACCCAGAAATCATAAGCAATGAAATCAAGCTATaacaacaatttatttaaGGATGGTGAAAAGTATCAAGAATAATACGGTCAAACAACTATTGAGAGTCTGTGGGTGAAAGAGGAACATGCACAAGCAGGAAATAAGAGTTGGACATtaccaaaaatgaaaacaatataATAGAAACAAAGTGCAAATGTGTAGCTACGAACCATGTCCGGGGTTTGAATCCCTCCAGACCCACAATCGGCCAAAAAGGGAAAGACTAAGATAGGAAAATCATGATCAAGATAGTAGACCCAAAACTATGGAACTTAGGAGGGTCTTTTGTTGAAATGGAATGACCTTATCTTTTTCGTTAATGAGTTAAGGGCGGAGTGGATTCTCTTTCGAGAGACCTTAGTGAGAAAGAAAGTGGATAGAGAATTGTAGTCATTAGTGAAAAGACATCTCTATGCGTAGAGCCCCCTAATTGATAttgatacaaaatcaaaagcaagGTTTCCAGTTTTTCATGGCAAAAGAAAAGCACTAACAAATAAAGTAATAGcataaaacaaaactttgGCATTAAATAATGTCtctaaaagataaataaaattgaccTCGAATCAGGCATTTGGAGTATTAAAAGCAGGAACACTACAAAATTAGAAGTACAAATTGGACGTTGTTCTTCACTCACATAATTAAGTAATACCCATAATTGTACACGAGCAAATACAGTCGAGAGAAGAAACGAACCTGGAGAAGAGTGGTGGCATAAGTAATGTAGTTCCTCATCCTTCCTTGAGTAGTAATGCGAATCTCATTCTCGTTTATAGGAGAGTTCTCTAACTTCGGCTTCTCCACTCTCTGGTACCTATCCATCTGACACAACAAACAACAACGCAGGATTGAATACACGAATTAACGCTCAAAATATAAACAGCACGCAAGAGTTAATGATGTGTTACCGTGAGTGGTCTGAGTAGTAGAAGAAGAAACGAAGAAGGGAATAATCTGGAGAAGCTCGCAACCGATAGAAGAATCTACAACCACTCCATCTGTGCGTGAATTCACCTATTTGATTGGGCAGTGGGTGGTTTCAAAAACTAAGCCCCTCCGAAGGCCCCGTGGATtttatatatagaaagaaaaggagaagaaaaggggTGGCCGAGTATGATCCAGTGAGAGTAGGGCTTTGAGGTCCCGGTCTTACCGCCGACGCTACCGCACGTAATCCTCCTCGATCACTGCCATCTACCAATCCCCCTCCGCCATCTTCACTATCAGCAGATTCTCTGTGGAGTTGGGCCCATTTCACATTCCCTCTTCGGCCCAATTGGCCCATATTCACTCTTGGAACTTGGGTGTTTAAAAAGCCCAAGTCGTCACAAggttctcttctctctctaaaatatatatgttaaatatatttattctattCCATGCAAATCTTTAGATACTCACCAAATAAAGATGCTTTTAATAATGTTATAACCAGTTGATTacatttaatgttaaattacaTCCCAAGAAATTCATATGTCAATCGGTGTTATGACATAAATGTACTTTTTCTAAAGTATAGATGGTGAGCAATATGATTTATTTGTGCATGTAATTGATAACTCACCAATATCATGGTgaatcattttcaatttagtatTATATAGAAATTATTTCATCAGCTACTACATTGAAAGCATACGGTCGTGTTTCTACTAATGTAGGGCTAAGCAGCGCCTTTTCCTTTAGGTCATGTtgagaaagaagaataatatttatatatatataagctaCCAAAAGAAACAAGATAATAACTCGTATCACACGTGTCATTCACCCACCTGATCTAAGTCTCACTGTCCGAGCATTATATTGAGAACACCCATCTTAAGTTATCCTACAATATGGAAATCATAAAAATGTCGACAATTTCTACTAGAAAACAGCTATAAACTTGCATTCAGTCCTGAAGGGTAAGAGTTATGAACATTGgaaaaaatttgtataaattaaGGGCTTCAAGTAATCGCTGGCAGATATGAATCTGTAATTGAACGAAAATCCAACTCAAACTATGTGTGTTTCAGAGAAGACTTTCAACAAAATGCATGCATTGCAAGGCATGTTCAAAGAAAGCAGCAGCTCCACAAGTCGGCACTAAATGCATCCATCCAAGCCAACAAAAAGTATTCGCTTGACACTCATGTTATAGAAGAGCAGAAATGAAGAATAGGTACCAATTTCCAGCATAAGGAACAGGGCGTTTTACTTTTCTATCCAGACAGTCAACTCAATTTTAACCTGTACTTCTACATGCACCTATTACAGAAACGGGGGAGGCATTAGACATTGACTGGACGGCTGGAGGGATCTTCTTCTGGTTACTCCTAAATGATGAGAACCACGAACAGCATTCAAGCTCCTATAAACTTGGCTTCATACACCTGCGGTTGCTGCATCACAGAAGATATGGTATTGAGAAGAAGCTGAAACAGAGAAATCTAACACAAAGGAAATGAGTTCCAAAAGCCCTAAAAATCAAGCTCCCCGAcacaatttcttcttcctaaTACCAGTCTAAAAGAATTGAGAAATTTATTACGAGCTAATTGAAGCTTTTGAGTTAAAAACAAACCATGAACAAGACTGATATCTGCCTGCCTGCAAACCATCTCAAGTGCATTGCACGTTGAGCATTAATAGCAGCTTCCACCGTATCATATTGCAGATACACACATCCCGCGCTATTTctgcaaaatataaaatcataaaagaaaaataaaacgatGAAATGACATTCTACACAAACAAACATCTATTTAATCACATAATAACGCAATGTTCGAAAGTTCAATTCTAGGACATAACGATGAAATGACATTCTGTTGAAGATTTAAGTTTCcagtgtgtatatatataatagataatGTTGTCAGTCaagtatatttttaagtttataataattcaGGGCTAGTGGTCAGCGTAGGATAAGCCATTTCCATAGCCttcctaaaattaaataaggaaaataagaTTCTCCCATCCATGGAGGcattagtaattttttttccatcccTAATCCGGAAGTATCTGCAAATGAGGATCAAAGATCCAAGCCAATGCCCCAACAGGGCACAAAACAAATTCAAGAAAGATATGAACAGGGGACACATCCTGTATTTTAGCATTGTAGCAATAAAT includes these proteins:
- the LOC111804124 gene encoding uncharacterized protein LOC111804124 isoform X3, with product MDRYQRVEKPKLENSPINENEIRITTQGRMRNYITYATTLLQDKESNEIVVKGMGRAINKTVMIAELIKRRIACLHQSTAIGSTDITDMWEPLEEGLLPLETTRHVSMVSIILSKNELDASSTGYQSPLPVDQVKPWNELEDDGEGSPRGRGRGRGRGRGRGRGNYNGPSEYQGDGWDGGQGFGSRGRGRGRGRAFRGRGRGYGYQSGGYFDYGDPMAPPVPGRGRGRGRARGRGGFYRSDGPVQAAAA
- the LOC111804124 gene encoding 5'-3' exoribonuclease 2-like isoform X2, which produces MDRYQRVEKPKLENSPINENEIRITTQGRMRNYITYATTLLQDKESNEIVVKGMGRAINKTVMIAELIKRRIACLHQSTAIGSTDITDMWEPLEEGLLPLETTRHVSMVSIILSKNELDASSTGYQSPLPVDQVKPWNELEDDGEGSPRGRGRGRGRGRGRGNYNGPSEYQGDGWDGGQGFGSRGRGRGRGRAFRGRGRGYGYQSGGYFDYGDPMAPPVPGFAGRGRGRGRARGRGGFYRSDGPVQAAAA
- the LOC111804124 gene encoding uncharacterized protein LOC111804124 isoform X1, coding for MDRYQRVEKPKLENSPINENEIRITTQGRMRNYITYATTLLQDKESNEIVVKGMGRAINKTVMIAELIKRRIACLHQSTAIGSTDITDMWEPLEEGLLPLETTRHVSMVSIILSKNELDASSTGYQSPLPVDQVKPWNELEDDGEGSPRGRGRGRGRGRGRGRGNYNGPSEYQGDGWDGGQGFGSRGRGRGRGRAFRGRGRGYGYQSGGYFDYGDPMAPPVPGFAGRGRGRGRARGRGGFYRSDGPVQAAAA
- the LOC111803521 gene encoding cellulose synthase A catalytic subunit 2 [UDP-forming]-like, encoding MDTAGRLIAGSHNRNEFVLINADETARIKAVKELSGQTCQICGDEVELTVEGELFVACNECAFPVCRPCYEYERREGNQACPQCKTRYKRIKGSPRVEGDEDEDGIDDLDNEFDYANLDSVGPYHSGEGTYGSYHNTGRGQSEVEPSPLGSEIPLLTYGEVDYEISSDQHALVPHFMGHGNRVHPMPFHDPSIPSQPRPMVPQKDIAVYGYGSVAWKDRMEDWKKKQNDKLQVVKHQGVDDGGNDIDDPDLPMMDEARQPLSRKLPISSSRINPYRLIILLRLVILGLFFQYRILHPVKDAYGLWLTSVICEIWFAVSWILDQFPKWCPIVRETYLDRLSLRYEKEGKPSELASVDVFVSTVDPTKEPPLITANTVLSILAVDYPVDKVACYVSDDGAAMLTFEALSETSEFARKWVPFCKKFNIEPRAPEFYFSQKIDYLKNKVHPAFVRERRAMKREYEEFKVRINALVSMSQKVPEDGWTMQDGTPWPGNNVRDHPGMIQVFLGQNGVCDIEGNELPRLVYVSREKRPGFEHHKKAGAMNSLIRVSAVLSNAPYLLNVDCDHYINNSKALREAMCFMMDPTSGKKVCYVQFPQRFDGIDRHDRYSNRNVVFFDINMKGLDGIQGPIYVGTGCVFRRVALYGFDAPSEKKPPSKTCNCLPKWCCLCCGSRRNKKGKAKKEKKKKTKHREASKQIHALENIEEGIEELSVEKLSVSEIKLAKKYGQSPVFVASTLLENGGVPHDVSAASLLREAIQVISCGYEDKTEWGKEVGWIYGSVTEDILTGFKMHCHGWRSVYCIPKRPAFKGSAPINLSDRLHQVLRWALGSVEIFLSRHCPIWYGYGGGLKWLERFSYINSVVYPWTSIPLLVYCSLPAICLLTGKFIVPEISNYASLIFMALFISIAATGILEMQWGGVGIDDWWRNEQFWVIGGVSSHLFALFQGLLKVLAGVSTNFTVTSKAADDGEFSELYIFKWTSLLIPPTTLLIINIVGVIVGISDAINNGYDSWGPLFGRLFFALWVIIHLYPFLKGLLGKQDRIPTIIVVWSILLASILTLLWVRINPFVSRDGPVLEVCGLNCD